In Penaeus monodon isolate SGIC_2016 chromosome 7, NSTDA_Pmon_1, whole genome shotgun sequence, the genomic stretch gaACAATTCAAAAGAATTATAAGGCAGAAAAAATTATGTTCCATTTACTCTAGATAAGTTCTcgtcaattttatattttattaattgtaaGCAACACTATAAtggaaataaattaatgaaacaaTAGAACATTTGTTGCAGTGtagtgcaaaaaataattttaatgtaaatGAAACATTGGTAAAACGAGTTTCATAGTCTAAATGAAGAAAATCACAGTTTAAGAGGAAAAAATTCTTGATCACAGTATTTCAGCAATGTACATACTTATTCTGTGGAAATCCGAAGTGCTGATAAAAACATTGATTTTAAATTACAGCAGTTCCATAGTATGTGGTCTTTTAAGTTTTCTTCCCAAGTAGTTCTGCCAATTTACCAATATTTTCTGAAAATTCCAataccatatattaaaaaaaatattgaatgtaaaaaaataataataataataatttccctttttataatttcatcTCACTTCTAAACTATTCTTAATTTAAGGCTTAAACCAGTTTAAGACATACATACTCAAGAGAAATAATTAGAAAACAAAGATACTatgaaaaattcaaaataaacaaacacatgctcaaattctccctttttattaaccactctcttcctcttccattctctctcaatTTGCatgctctgtttctgtctccatctttctctctctctctctctctgcccctatcTTCCTTACTATAATTTTCTTCCATGTTCATTCTAACTTTTGTGCATTTTTCAAAACATATACAattattctctcactctcattcacttcaACTCATCttactttactttttcttcataTGTACAAAATCTTTATCTCAGTCactcgttgtctgtctgtctgtcggtctctgtctgtctgtctgtctgtctgtctgtctgtctgtctgtctgtctctctctctctatctctctctctccccttttgtcaTGTCTTGCACACCAAGAAGGAAAAATAGTCCAACTAACCTCGCACTGTACTTATTGTCTCATCAAGTGATTTCTGTGAATTTTCACTCTTGCGAAGTCCTACACTGACTTCAAGCTCAAAACTCGGTCCATAAAGAGGAAAGAACTGCAAGAcaaagtaatttatatattaacttGTGACATTAATACCCTCCAAGTCcctgttatttgtaaatattttatatcccaTGTTTTATTGGGCATCTTGCAAAGAAAATGCTTTACATTTCTTCAGATATACACAAAAGTGTATATAAAGCTAAGTACATCCATTATCTACCCCCTAACATGGCTCTACTGAATTACAGTATTCTGGAATATTCTCACCCTGTGCTCTGGGATGTCTGTACTCAATGGTTTGTCCACAATAGCAGAAGTAATTGCAGTCCACAGCTTAGCAGCATTCACTTTATTGTAGCCTCCTGAAAATGTTCAATTAAAAAGGCTAAAATTTAATCATATTTAGTAATATAATCCAATGAAATTCCATGTTAAAAAATGAAAGCTTTTGGTATTATttgtgatatttaaaaatattcaattaaAGAGTAATCAAGATCATTTTTTACTTATTAGTTTTGcttattgttgctgttgacaATAATTTTCTCATTGTACAGTCTTGATAGTGCTTCCCATTTCATGTCTTTTTGTACCTGTTTTAAAAGTTGCTTACCTTTTTCAGCAGTGTTCATACTTAAACAGACTATGCAGATGTTGAAATTGTATTTTGGTTACTTTAACTTTTATCCTGGATCATAGAAACTCCAGGACATAGAGAAAATTCcccttcattattgttgttgtttatgtgctagtctatttgtttattgaatatatatacactatttgtttagtttttagaataaaatatattttgagaaaGGTAGTATTTGTTTGTACTGTATAATTCTTAGGAATTTCTGTAGAATCATTTCCTGCTTTTCTCCCCAATTAAGGTTAGTTCAATTTATTGCAGAAGACAGATGAAAAGGTTATCTTTAGGAATTCAATATATTTAAGTAAGGAAATTTAAGAATGTTCAAATCCAAATGATTTAAAAGCATATTTTTAATGCTCCAAAATTTACTGGAATTTTCATTTGACTTGGGGTTTGGTATTTTCTACAAgacattaatgttgttgttattgttgttttagaaTATTTGCCAAAAGGTTATATAGAAAAATGCACACTGTCAGGTAGATTAATTCACTgtctacacatagatggttccacAAGTATTAAGTCAGCAATGGGCCAATTACTAGTAGTACctatctcacctatttacccttttctttgatttttctaaaatattttctggtatcttatattgctgttagtaatgtcaataacactataataaaataacagaattgatattgatagcattagtaggaaaaataataataataatatgaatcaaccaatcaatcaatcaatcccaaagactcaaggaaaggtgaaataaggtgaagtcacaaggtctactaactgactAACTAACTGACTGGCTAAGCACTACATCTGTGCGTAGAAACATTTAAGAAAACAATATTACAGTGAATACATTTTCCCAGCAATGCTAGATTTACAGAACAAAACACTAAAAAGCacctatttcattttaatttttaatgtatgATCTTAATTATGATTGGAAATTAAGGTTTCCTCTGATGTTTATTGTCAAAATTGATAGCTGATTTTCAGCCACACAAAATGAACAACAAATATCTGACACTTTATCAAAATAGGCTTATTTCCAGTGATAATTTCCTCAGTTCCTGTAGACACACATATAGTCTGTTATCATCTGgtcagacaaaaaaacaacaacatttggAGTTGGgataaagaagaacaaaaatacaCTACCTCCTCCAAGGAAAAGAGTTGGCTTATTAAGATTCCGGATGTGTTGTATGCAGGATCTAAAAGCATCTGGTGTCAGGTTTCCTCCTCCTATGGGGTCTCCACTAATGGCATCAGCACCACACTGGCATACTATTGCATCAGGAAAATATACCTCACACAACTCATACaggatactggaaaaaaaaagtattcatatAAAGGCAGTGCAATGCAAACCATCAGCAGAaatacagtaagagagagagacagagaaatacagtaagagagagagagagagagagagaaatacagtaagagagagagagagagagaaatacagtgagagagagagagagagagaaatacagtaagagagagagagagagagaaatatagtaagagagagagagagagagagagaaatacagtaagagagagagacagagagaaagagtgagtgagtgtgagagacagagagagaaagagagagagagagagagagagagagagagagagaaatacagtaggagagagagaatgagtgagagagagagagagaaatacagtaggagagagaatgagtgagagagagagacagaaagagagagagagagagagtgagagagagagagagagagagagagagagagaggagagagagggagagagagtgaaagagaaagagagatagagagagtgaaagagaaagagagatagagagagagaaatacaggaagagagagagagacagagagaggaagagagtgagagagagagagagagagagagagagagtgagagttaaagagagagagagagacagagattaaagagagagagagagacagagagttaaagagagaagagatagatagatagatagagagagagaaatacagtaagagaggaagagagagagagagagagagagagagagagagagagagagagagagagagagagacagagagagagagagagagagaaagagagagacagagggagagagaaagggaatgagagagagagagagagagagagagagagtgagagatagagagagagagagagaggagacgatagatagagagagagagagagagagagagggagagagagagaaacagtgaaagagaaagagagatagatagatagatagagatagatagagatagagagagaggagagagataaatacagtaaaagaggaagagagtgagagagagggagagagagagagagggggagagggggagagagagagagagagagagagagagagagagagagagagagagtgagagagagaggagagagagagagagagagagagagagagagaaacagtgaaagagaaagagagagagagaaacagtgaaagagaaagagagagagagagagagagagagagagatagtgcaaaagagggagagagagagaaacagtgaaagagaaagagagaaagagagatagatagatagatagatagagatagaggagagagagagaaaaatgagaaatacagtaagagaggaagagagtgagaggggaaaggggaaaaagagaagaaaaagaggaggagaggaggaagagagaaagtgaaaaaaagagaagagaagaagagagaggggagagagagagagagagagagaaaagagagagagagagagagagagagagagagagagagagcaagacaggagagagagactaaggggggaggggggagagagaagaaaaaggaggagagagagagaaaagaggggagagagagagagagagagaagagagagagagagagagagagaaagagagagagagagagaggggggggagcaggggaaagagggaaagagggggggagagagagagagagagagagaatgagagagagagagggggaaaagagagagaagagaaaaagagagaagagagagagagagagagaatggggaagagagagagggagggaggagggggagggagagagagagagagaaaagggggagagagaggggggaaaagagaaaaaggaaaagagaggggggaaaaataagagagagagagagagagaaataagagaggagagagagaaaagagagagagagagagaaggagagaggggagagaataagagaggggaaaataagagagagagaggaagagaaaaagcgaaagagggagagaaaaagagagagagagagaaaaaagaaaagggtaaaagggggggaaaaaggaaaaaagggggggaaagaaagagagagaaaagagagaaatacaggggaagagaggggggagggagagagagaaaattcgggtaagagagagagggaggagagagaggaaattcagtaaagagaggggaggggggagagagagacgagagggagggaggggagagagagagagagagagacgagagagagaagagagaggaggaaaaggggagagagggaggggagagagagagagaaaggggcccagagggagagaaaaaggggaaaaaagagagagaaaaagggagaggggagagagaggggaaaagagagaaaagaggagaggaggagaggagaggagggagagagagggggaaaaacaaaggagagggaaaagggagagagagggagagagaggagagaggaaaagagaaaagagagagagagagatgagagagaaagaggagagagagaaatacagaaagggagagagagaaaaggagaggagagatgagagagagagagagagagagagagagaggaaaagagagagaaaatacaaaaagacgggagagaggggaaaaaaatcagaagacagaggggagaaaaaaaaaaatacagtaagacagagagagagagaggggagaagaggggagggggagagaggagagagagagagagagagagaaatacagtaagacagagagagagaaaagaagagagagagagagagggggagagagagggggagagagagagagagaaaaagagagagaggagagaattgagagagggagagagagagaggagagagagagaggaggagaggagagagagagagagaataaggggagggagagaaaataagagagagagagagagagaggagaaagagagagagaggggggtagcaagaagggagaggggagagaggggagagagagaaatacgaaagagagagagggagggagggggagggagagagagagaggggaaaaggagagagaaaaagagagggggagaaaaggggagagataagagagagaggggacaaaaagaggggagaaagagagacaaaagggagagagaatcgagagagagagagagagagagagagagagagagagagagagagagagagagagaaagagagtgagagagagagagagagagagagagagagagagagagagagagagagagagagagagagagagagagagagtgagtgagtgagtgagagagagaaagagagagtgagtgaaagaaagagagagattaatatgagagaaagtgagaatcaAGGCAAGGGGATAGgggtaggaagaaggaggaggagagagagaaagagagagatagagagaaattcaTGCATTCAAGTATTTAAATATTCTAAGAACTACCAACCtttcaaacaaataaatgaactgCTTGTTGTTTATCCCCACTCTATATGGTACATTAAGTGTGTAGTGCCGCCCTTTGCCACAGCCAACGTCATGCTTCTCTCCTGTGCCTGGGAAGAACCCTGCCTCCAGCTGATGGAACGAGAGTGTCATCACCTTTGGGGTGAAGAGGAAGGCATTCTCTACTCCGTCTCCTGTGGTATTAGTAAGCCATTAAAAGAGTATCTATATAACTgtgaaggtaattttttttatttctatttgttaaAATCATACAACTGGTAATATAAAAATGTCTGGCTACACTGATATAGGGAATTGTTCCTTCTTAAAATCATATTACCGTTTCATGcatgataatatattaaacatcCATGAAAATACAGCCATGATAGTAGACAGATGCAGTTTACACTCCCTATGACTGCTTGACTTCCAAGTTTTTCAATATGATTCttaaatcactatcattatcaaacaGAATAAAATATGTCATCCATATTGCTATCATATTAACTGCCAtcagtattaataatatcaataataatatataattgttagtTATCCTTCTTACATCAGATAAATTACTCTCTATCATTTATTCTAGCACTGACCATGATGAACATCCAGGTCAATGTAAAGAATCTTGTCAAACTTCACACGCAGCTGACGAATAGCCAAAACAATGTCATTCACATAACAAAAGCCAGAAGCAGAATCTCTGTTGGATAGAAAACCCTTATGAAGTCTGTGTAAGTTATTTTCATTCAGATAAATAGTCTTCATGTCTTCTGTTTTCCCATTTGCTGCTTACATAATGTATGACCTCATACCTCTGTGCATGATGCCATCCTCCGTACCAGTTTATTGCATAGTTGGCCTGACCTGAGGTAAGAGCCCGAGCTGCTGTTAGTGAAGCTCCTGCAATCTGGCACACCAAGGGCCATAGGTTGTCAATCACAGGACAGTCAAACCCTGTTGAGGTACAGTTAAGCAATAACCTTGTTCTGACCACAGTGTATAAAGTCAAAATAAATATGGAGAAACTAAATAATGTGaggtattaaatatattttccaaCAACAGAATAAGTCTTTATACTCTGTCTCATATCTGctggatatcatcattataaatcactAACCATTTACCAGCAAACTGAGatgttatatatcaatatgttaGATACTAATATACATTTTCTAATCATCCTATTTCAGTAACTCATGTCATATTTGTTTAAAATGCCACAATAGTAGTGGCAGAATCTTATGAGAACAGAGGGAAACCTGTGATGAAGCATGGGTTAGGCTTCACACAGCTTTCAAAGAGAGAGGATCTGTCACGCTTCCCTCTTATGCCTTGAATACCTTAACTGTTTACCTTTTTGCTTTACCAAAGACTAATAATAGTCAAGTGTGAGCTGTTCTAAATCATGCATTAAGTTAAAGATTCATAAATATTTAAAGGTGAACATGTACTCATTAAGGCATATTATGCAGTGACTAAGCCACTGCATGATATCCCAATAATGCTTCATAACAGGCAATCCTTGACCATTTTAATCTGCTTAGGAAATCAAAAATGATTTATCTTTCATTCcttaaccctccctctctcctcctctttacctaGGCCAAACTCATCCTCTGTCAGATCCTCGCGGTCTGCCTCGGCTGTCTTCAGGAACTGCACGTACTCCTCTGAGTGGAACCCCCTGATATCCTCCTCAGAGGCAGGGACCGAGGGGACGACTGTAACTTGATCAAGTAAGTTATAGGCACAGATAAGGCTGTTGGTGATACTTGCCTGTGAAATAAAAATTCAACCGAtactctccaaaaaaaaaaaaaactgagcaaCATTCATTCGATTCAGAAATGACTTCCTCCGCTTATGAACTAGTCACATCTCCCTTAGCCCATTGGTTATATCAAATAAAGATCATTTGCTGTAAACCTGAAGAACTTTTCTGTTAAATGACTCATGAGAGAAGTTACCCTATGCCTTATGATGGGCACTCGGTCGCAGAGAGCGAGCAGTTTCGCGTCTGTGACAAACGCGACCCTTGGGCCTTTTTTGGTCGACATGCTTCCTATttctggaagagagaaggaataattACTGGATTTAATTagactttgagagagagagctgaTCATAGTAAGTATTTTCGAGGGTTTCCTGAACTTTTAGCTTTGAATGTGTGGAGAGGAGGAATCCAATACTTTGGTTATTGTTCTTGTGGTCTAcctacttttattttcatctatttgttcATCTATTAAGTGGGGGGAGAATTAGCATGAACTTTAGTCACTTTTGGGACAAGATATTCGAAAATAATCTGGAATAACGTGTTTTATTTCTAACTTCAAGCAAGATTTCCATTTTGTTGTTAAAGCAATCATaacctggtgttttttttcttttcttttcttttcttttcttttagttaaaTTCATCTCCTTGACAAGTTAATCTGAAGGTAATTTATCATATTTCCCAGACTTGTTGCCTTTGTGACTtcaaacaaccttttttttttttccttcccctcgtgCAAGCATCATGAGAAATAAGCATTTTGGATGTTGAAGCTGACCTTAATTATTATCGAAAAACCGGCTTTAAAATGGAGTGGTTTAAACGATTATTTCAAATCAATCGGAAAATTTTTGTTTACCTTTCCCGCTCAGGAAGAGACCGCGGGTAGTACatctttacgattttttttttattatttctttttgtaactgcgattattatgttatatttgtttatttgtttattgtttgtccgggtttttttttttgcgtggaatGCTTTAGTTTTTATTACGTGTGAttgaatttatttttgtaattggaGAAatacattagcattattgttaaaattaaaattaattgtgtgtgaattataccattttatttatatgactgaattgttagttttaaaaaatccccttcgctcattttaattttttggaattcAAATACAAGTGAGCATTTGTTTCATATCGTTAAATAGAAGCCGAAATGGACCCAAGTGATGACGTCATTCAGAACATTTCTAGCGTCCGCCAGATGTCTCTGACTCGTCTTAGAAAATAAAGCTTGATGACGTCAGAGAAGATGCTAGCTAGATTTTCGTGGTTTAACTTTCTCTTGGGGAAGAGTAACGGTGTTTTTAAGCCAAGGAAGGCCTCCAAGAATCCGAGGGGAAAGATATCAAAATTAAAGTTAATCTCCTAGCCGAGATAAATAGCAAGAGCAATGACGTCACAGTCGAGTAAGGGACAGCCGCTAGATGGCAGACGGCGAGCGGTGACGTCACTCCGAAGGTGTTGCCGGCGGCCGCCAGATGTCGCCGTCTCTGGCGCGGGAAAGCATGCGTGGGATAGTGAGCAAGCAACCGTCGTGCCTCATTATTGCACGTGCACGCCCACACCCTGCACGCCCCGTCCGTGAGACCAACGTCAACCTCGAGGTAAGGGAACGCTCGTCATGAAGAGGCGGtgtgagggcgagggcgaggcggcgcagaggaagaggagagcccTGGCGTCGGCGGGGGGCGGCGCGGCGGAACAAAGGAGTGGCGTGGTAACGgtcgtggcggcggcggcggcggcggcggcggcggcggcggacaaGTTCAAACCCACGCCACTGCAGCCGAGTCGCCCCAGGACGCCGCCACCCACGCTCGCACGAGTCGGCACAGAGCCCACGGTGAGTAGTAGACCAGGCcgcgttttgcttttttttggggggaggatacACCCTGGTTTGCTTTAGGTGAAATATTTAAGCTTCGTTAGACTTTTTCCCCGGAAGTTAAACTTCACCCTgagcgccccctccctccctctctcccccatcctctagAGGGGAAGGAACCTTGAGGAGTTCGATGGGCTCCTGCTGGCGGGATAAGCGTTCTTTGTGCGGCAGAACCCTTCGCTGCTCAAAAGACGCTGGATTTATAAAGATGCGTCTCGTTttaactcaattttttttttaaattggagaaaaggggggggggagataggccTACCCGCATTGGCGGTGGCGTGGGTTGAAAGGCGGGTTTCGGCCGACGCGAGGCTCTCGTGCTCAGCCGCTCTTGTTAGTTCAGGGCCTTGTAGAGCTTGGGGAAACTTGTGCTTCTAAATATTCTCGGTATTAAccatgtgtgtataatttttttttttctttttggatatcTTCTTTTAGGCCTATGCATCGAAGGGTATTCAAATGATGCTGAATACTGGAATTTTGTTTCAGACTGGGGAATCTCCTGCATCTTGTGTACTGGATGTAACAAGGAGGATGTTGAGTCAAGCAGGGTGTGTGGAAATGTGGGAAGAGGAATGTGGGGTTATGGTGAACCTCTTTTATCATGCACTGCTCCGGCCTTCGTACATACACCGCGTTCTCCTGCGTGGGTTTGTGGCAGACTTCGTTAGAAAGTGTAAGTATTTTCCctagtattttgtatattaattcaGGAAGAAAGATTTATAATACATTTGTATGGTTAACGATAAATGttctatgaaatttttttttcctttgttccagGGTGCGAAGAAATTGAAGGAGAAGACCTGAATGCATTATTTGAAGCTCGGCACGAACATCGGAAATGTGCTTCTTTCATCACCTTGGTTCTGCTTCATGCTAACCTCCTCCCTGACGATAGCATCCCTTTGGAGAAGCTAAGAACTCTGCCTTTAGATTCAAAATGGGATGGAGGGTCAACAATCCCAGCATGGATGTTAGACCTCCCTTGCAAAGATAGTCTGTTTCCCTTGAATGCTTTCCTACTCATGTCTGCAGAGGTGCAACAGTGTGGATGGCAGGGCACAAGGTCAGGTGCTGGGAATACGTACTTAGGAGTGCTGGGCAGTTTTTTACAGGCCGTAGGGCTGTATAGGAAGGAGGACTTTACCGGTAGTCTACAGGTCTTGGAGGCTATCCCTAGGAGTTTGTGTGGATCAGAATTGGAGGGTTGTGTGTTATGGCTGACAGGGCTAGGCTTGGCCAAGCTTGGGAAGCCTCATACAGCTTTGCTGAAGCTTGAGGCAGCTGTGAAGGCATGTGAGGCCTGTCTCCCTGCAGTCTTTAACATTTCCTGCATCTTCCATCAGACAGATATGGTGACTGCAGAACTCGAGTGCCTGGCATTATTAGCAGCGGTAAGTATAGTAGTGATAGGCATTtttgaaaaaagtataaatttctAGGCTGCGATCTAATTATTAAATTGCTCCAAGAGAAATTGTGTATAGCACAATAGTTAGTAGTGGAAGTATGCATGGTTTCTTACATTAAGGTAAGTGATGCCAGGTATAgtctatttacttttcttttgtatCAAAAGTtcattttatctaaaattttagtAATTGAAGTTGAACTCAGGCTCGGTTGTATCTGAAAGGGAAATTGGTAGTAAGTTACTGAAATCTGGCCATTTCATTCAGTTGCTCAATAGTAAATGTAGTCAGTGAAGCTTGATAACCTACATCTATCAAGACAGTTGTAGCATCATTCCAGAGTAAAATCAAATCCTAAGGAAACCTAGGTTAATCTCTTTAGTATGGAtacactaagctagggcaaatcaTATTTTTGTTCAAGACCAAAATTGCAGACATGAATAGTAATGGCTCAAAGGAAAATGTCACTGACAGCTTAAATCCCCTCATTGCTCCTGAGTTTCCACTCTTGTCATACAAAATGGGTGAAAATGGTGAGGTATGGATAGCACATCACACATGGGCAGTACCCAATGCCCCCAGTCACAACAACTTGGATTAATTAAATTGTGATGTGACATCGAGGACTT encodes the following:
- the LOC119575257 gene encoding histone deacetylase 8-like; its protein translation is MSTKKGPRVAFVTDAKLLALCDRVPIIRHRASITNSLICAYNLLDQVTVVPSVPASEEDIRGFHSEEYVQFLKTAEADREDLTEDEFGLGFDCPVIDNLWPLVCQIAGASLTAARALTSGQANYAINWYGGWHHAQRDSASGFCYVNDIVLAIRQLRVKFDKILYIDLDVHHGDGVENAFLFTPKVMTLSFHQLEAGFFPGTGEKHDVGCGKGRHYTLNVPYRVGINNKQFIYLFESILYELCEVYFPDAIVCQCGADAISGDPIGGGNLTPDAFRSCIQHIRNLNKPTLFLGGGGYNKVNAAKLWTAITSAIVDKPLSTDIPEHRFFPLYGPSFELEVSVGLRKSENSQKSLDETISTVRENIGKLAELLGKKT
- the LOC119575255 gene encoding uncharacterized protein LOC119575255 isoform X1; translated protein: MKRRCEGEGEAAQRKRRALASAGGGAAEQRSGVVTVVAAAAAAAAAAADKFKPTPLQPSRPRTPPPTLARVGTEPTTGESPASCVLDVTRRMLSQAGCVEMWEEECGVMVNLFYHALLRPSYIHRVLLRGFVADFVRKWCEEIEGEDLNALFEARHEHRKCASFITLVLLHANLLPDDSIPLEKLRTLPLDSKWDGGSTIPAWMLDLPCKDSLFPLNAFLLMSAEVQQCGWQGTRSGAGNTYLGVLGSFLQAVGLYRKEDFTGSLQVLEAIPRSLCGSELEGCVLWLTGLGLAKLGKPHTALLKLEAAVKACEACLPAVFNISCIFHQTDMVTAELECLALLAAGREEKSESAVPNLQAALLGLYQTRPADLQIRAQYLLAARCLQIKMHKEASNKFSYLLEKLEDSTMKSLTAKGSVWLQSEDQVPEVPCKESVIVQAAIAHLGEQNIQSALEILQQIDSEDLEHEKCNAYEIEGKEKLRIFTTAAGCLTKIDALVKLGKEMEALKVCVRLDQALSWVRYAKVLENRGWELVGVMLKALLYSWLAYLHGVKKSKQSQYHYQRRATQNCRMLLDAPSSPTCSRLTLTESLALDNVYSYLTSKLQDLRVK
- the LOC119575255 gene encoding uncharacterized protein LOC119575255 isoform X2 — its product is MSPSLARESMRGIVSKQPSCLIIARARPHPARPVRETNVNLETGESPASCVLDVTRRMLSQAGCVEMWEEECGVMVNLFYHALLRPSYIHRVLLRGFVADFVRKWCEEIEGEDLNALFEARHEHRKCASFITLVLLHANLLPDDSIPLEKLRTLPLDSKWDGGSTIPAWMLDLPCKDSLFPLNAFLLMSAEVQQCGWQGTRSGAGNTYLGVLGSFLQAVGLYRKEDFTGSLQVLEAIPRSLCGSELEGCVLWLTGLGLAKLGKPHTALLKLEAAVKACEACLPAVFNISCIFHQTDMVTAELECLALLAAGREEKSESAVPNLQAALLGLYQTRPADLQIRAQYLLAARCLQIKMHKEASNKFSYLLEKLEDSTMKSLTAKGSVWLQSEDQVPEVPCKESVIVQAAIAHLGEQNIQSALEILQQIDSEDLEHEKCNAYEIEGKEKLRIFTTAAGCLTKIDALVKLGKEMEALKVCVRLDQALSWVRYAKVLENRGWELVGVMLKALLYSWLAYLHGVKKSKQSQYHYQRRATQNCRMLLDAPSSPTCSRLTLTESLALDNVYSYLTSKLQDLRVK